GGACGACGATGCGGGTCAGCCGGCCGTCCTGGTCGAAGGTGAAATCGGACAACCGGGCGAAACCGCGGCAAATCAGGTAACGCGCCGCCTGTATGCGGCGGTAGTGGGAGAGGGCCGGCGCCGGCAGATGTTCCATCTCGGTGCCGCGTAGGGGTGTGAAGGCGAATAGGCCGACGGTGATGCCGCGCTGGTGCATCCAGACGATGCGCTCTATCATTTCCTGCTCGGTCTCGCCCAGCCCGACGATGAGGTGCACGGCGGCGCGCCCCGGGAAGGACGCGGCGGTCTCTTCGATCATGTCCAACGAGCGCTGCCAGCTTCCGCCCTTCACCAGCCGGAACACCCTTTCGCAGGCGGCATCCAGCCCGAAGCCGATGTGGTCCACGCCGGCCTCGAAGAGCCGGCGCACTTCGTCCATGGAATTGGGCAGGATGGACAC
This region of Anaerolineae bacterium genomic DNA includes:
- a CDS encoding radical SAM protein, which translates into the protein MSARRQEIGQSTALREIQVSAGTAAVLGLLELKMDTPPTTAYLMLGGRCLMNCGFCAQARDSSASALYLSRITWPPFPLEEVAGRIAQAFSQNTLRRACLQVTVGPHDFEQALEVVLTLRRHSPIPIDVSILPNSMDEVRRLFEAGVDHIGFGLDAACERVFRLVKGGSWQRSLDMIEETAASFPGRAAVHLIVGLGETEQEMIERIVWMHQRGITVGLFAFTPLRGTEMEHLPAPALSHYRRIQAARYLICRGFARLSDFTFDQDGRLTRIVV